The DNA region ACTATTTGGATACAACGGTCTCTGCTTAAAGTGTGCTAGAAGTTCTCAAACATGAGTTGGAAGGGTCTGGAGAACTTCGAGGATATCGAGCTATGCAACAAAAAGTTCGAAGAACCATCTCTTGGATCTAGTAAGAGCACAGGCGGCTGACCTACGATCTTTCACCAGTGGACCAGATCGTAAAGAGAAAAGAAGAAGGGTAACTATATtgcaaaagacaaaaaaacagaCCAGAATTGATTGGGAAATGGTATTTGAGCATGTAAAGCAAACATCATCCCTGCATATATTTGCATCGCCAAGGGAACAGAAACTGGCGTTATCACCACAATGCAATAATATCTGGAAATAAATTGTGAGTACCTTGACGATCCCTTTGAACCAGTGTGTTATGGACCATCAACTTCAAATCAAAATTCATTTTGACTATCATTTGACTTTGAATTGAGtttcaatataaaattaaagtaaTGACGAAAACGAGATGGCATCCATTGGCCACCATACGTGTCCATTTTATAAggctttttatttattataattgTGTATAAAGAAGAAAAGTACATAGACTTCCTTTGTCAATCACCTTAGAGCACCTGAAATAACACTTCTAGCAAACTCCTTTTAGAGAAGTTTTTTTAGATCTATTTTTTCGAACTGCCAAAGGGGTTTACCCTTGTCTGTATCAGTTAAAGCAGGGCTGGAACTTCCTTTTGGTTAATCCATAGTAGCAATGGTTGTGAAGACAGAACTTTAAGCCAAAGAAACACTGGCATACAGCTCGTTGccaactttactttactttacctATTATTTGATTCGGTTTCAATtgcttatttgttttgtttttgatctATGTGTTGTTTGTCATTATTTTGTACAATTTCTTGTATTTAAGTACTGCGGATACCTGTTATTGTATGATCTTTTATCTTACTTTTAcgttagttttaatttttattgtataACTTGCTAATTCTTCAACAAGAAGAATATTTTGTAATAGTGCAACCTTTTTTTAGCCATAACCATCAATCTTCTTTGCAAGAAAATAATCAATCAAAAGAGAATATGATGCATTAACATGTACAACAAATATATcaatattgttaaaaatttagatatagaTTTTACCTTTTAGATATGACTTTgcaaaaattcatttattcgtgTGAATTATGGCTTAGATTAGCCATGTTTATACTGGGACCACTTAGAGACGCACTGTTGAATGTACTTCACAACAATGGAGTACCTAACCAACCGAAAGATTTGTACaactttttaaattcaaaaaaatctcTATTGGCACGGTTAAAGGGCAAAGGAGTAATCACACAACCGCAATGGAGACTACTATTTCCAGGTGGTAAAAATGAAACAGACTCTAATCTCTTTGACATAACACTGATTATGCTCCTTATTGAAGCATTGACATCTATCAAGCCAAATGACGGGGATTGGCGAAACAATAATCAACCGGTCATGGACATATCTGTGGGAGCATTTTGCATTCGTGCAAAAAGTTTACGTAACTACCTTAATCACTTTCCTAATATTGCAGACCTAAAGAATCCAGATTTTTCGACTAAATGGAGTGAGCTTCTCATTGTAATTAATGGACTTAAATACAACACTCCGTTTAACGTCAATGATTTAAAAACAGTGAGTTTGGATCTTCAAAATAACTTATTGCTTCGCGCACTTGTTTTAAGCAACCAAGTGAAGCTGAACCACCATGATGCAGAAATAGAtcaattaagaaataaaaacatgtcaTATCAAAATCAGACTAATTTAAACGTAACCAATTTAGAAGAAAAGTTAGAACGCATGCGATGTAAAATATGGAGTAATTCCTTTGAGAATAAAAATTTTCGAGAAGATATTGAGCAGACACATATAAGTATATTACAAATGCAAGATgatatttcttatttaaaagaTTATGTAAAAGGTATGAAGTTTGTATTTCTTGCTTCtgtgtttaaaattttgattttattttcaaaaattaatgcGTGTAAATCTGTAACTAactacatatttttattatttcgttTGAATATTTACCTAAATCTGTTTTAATTCAATTACTAAGGCTGTTTTGGGTAAGCTCCCTACCATTGATCTTattctcatttttaaaattacaaccCTTTCCGTTTTTGGCGGTAAAGTAACTATGGTCTGCAAAATATACGAATAACAATAGAATCGAATGTTTGTTCCGACGAAGAAACAAATTCACAATAAGAGGCTTGTATTTCTTACAAATATTATATTTACTAGCTTTAGGAAGGTAAAAAGTACCTCCAGAAAGATTTTAGAGTTATTGTTGTCTCGACTTGCTTTATGTGCAATATTCTTATTTGCTTCTATAGAGATTTGGAAGAATGAAGAGAATTGACTAGACTCAAAAAAGATTTGAAATGTTTGATTTAGGATTGATTTAGAAGCTACATAAAATTTCTATGTCAATTTATATTATGACTACCAGATATTTAGGAAACTTTTTCTCAGTTTTCTAAGTTATCTTTAGATGTGAAAAAAGATATTTGAGTTGGTTTAGGTATTGTTTTTCATTTCAATGCCCGGAAACTTTTTAACCACCATCAACTCAATTTTCGTGTAAGACACTAATGTTGAAAGccaaaagatttttaaagtcCATTTGAtatattttccaaaattttcatTAACACTACTTTGTATTTTTAACTGCTTAGATTTGTCTACTCGCACAGAAGATTTGGAACATCAAAGTTTATCTACTCGCATGGAAGACTTAGAAAGTCAAAACTTGCAAAATCGCACAGAAGCTTTGGAAGGTCAAGTATGCGAAATAAAAAGCCAGTACAAAGGTAAGCAAACAAATCTTAATTAAACAAATTGGATGAACTTATAGATGTTCCCTTTTCTCGCTGCACGTCTCTTGTTAATAAAAATGGTATTCAACGGAgtttaaagatatttttgagGCATTTGTGTAAATTATATGTATAATAGAAATGGTAATGTTAGCAGTTAACATCCATATCTTTGTAGATATCTTTCATCTATATATTTATCACACAAAAGTTCCTCATTTTTGACGTTTAGACTATCTCACTTTATTTACCCACTATATATAACGTAATTTTTAGCACAAGAAGTTGATTATAACTAGCTCACCAGTGTTTCTGCTTTAAACATTGTCACACAAATGATTGGAGCTGACTGGAAAATATTGgtgaaaaatcttaaaattgacaaaaattttagCGAAGAAATAtctaatgaaaataaaatgatgcaATGCTTCGAACAAGCTGGCAACGAAATATATTGGAATTAAAATATCAGTTGGAGAAGATGCTACGGCAAGACATTCTTGACAAAATAGCTATCAAAACTTGTTGTACTCAtggtaataaaattttttaacacaacATAAGTGTATCAAAAATGCATTTATTTGACACCTTCTTACCTCTTCCTCACCTTCCTTCATCCCTGCATCTATCTAACTGGACTCCTTCCTCCTACCTATAATTCTCCGCACCTTCCTATCTCACTGCCAGCCCGTTATTAAACCCCATGCAAATTTTTGGATTACAAATAGAACCACTACTAAGCGCACAAAATTAACCCGATATTTTAAATGGTCCCATTTAAaattcacatttaaaaaaaataaataaaaataaagatgttttaattaaacaatatATTACCTATCATTTTCTGTATATTCTCATTCCATATTCTCAGTACAAATAAGTGTTTACTGCGGTAAGGGTTTagttacaaaaaatgtttaattaagA from Hydractinia symbiolongicarpus strain clone_291-10 chromosome 6, HSymV2.1, whole genome shotgun sequence includes:
- the LOC130647589 gene encoding uncharacterized protein LOC130647589 yields the protein MTLQKFIYSCELWLRLAMFILGPLRDALLNVLHNNGVPNQPKDLYNFLNSKKSLLARLKGKGVITQPQWRLLFPGGKNETDSNLFDITLIMLLIEALTSIKPNDGDWRNNNQPVMDISVGAFCIRAKSLRNYLNHFPNIADLKNPDFSTKWSELLIVINGLKYNTPFNVNDLKTVSLDLQNNLLLRALVLSNQVKLNHHDAEIDQLRNKNMSYQNQTNLNVTNLEEKLERMRCKIWSNSFENKNFREDIEQTHISILQMQDDISYLKDYVKDLSTRTEDLEHQSLSTRMEDLESQNLQNRTEALEGQVCEIKSQYKAQEVDYN